The following proteins are encoded in a genomic region of Dasypus novemcinctus isolate mDasNov1 chromosome 3, mDasNov1.1.hap2, whole genome shotgun sequence:
- the LOC101419645 gene encoding granzyme H-like: MQPLLFLLAFLLAPAADAGKIIGGHEAKPHSRPYMAFIQYVNKGKWNLCGGFLIQENFVLTAAHCFGSSINVTLGAHNRRVQENTQQHIPVRKAIRHPDYDENTLSNDIMLLQLERKAKWTAAVRPLSLPRSQAQVRPGQVCSVAGWGWVAVGISTTTLQEVQLTVQEDRVCQSTFPGLYNKDTQICVGDPKKNKASFKGDSGGPLVCNKVAQGIVSYGNKVGKPPRVFTKVSRFLPWIKKAMKKL, encoded by the exons ATGCAGCCACTCCTGTTCCTGTTGGCCTTTCTCCTGGCCCCTGCGGCAGACGCAG ggAAGATCATCGGGGGACATGAGGCCAAGCCCCACTCACGCCCCTACATGGCTTTTATACAGTATGTGAATAAGGGAAAGTGGAATCTTTGTGGTGGTTTCCTGATCCAAGAGAACTTCGTACTGACAGCTGCTCACTGCTTTGGGAG CTCAATAAATGTCACCCTGGGGGCCCACAATAGAAGAGTGCAGGAAAACACCCAGCAGCACATTCCTGTGAGGAAAGCCATCCGCCACCCAGACTATGATGAGAACACACTCTCCAATGACATCATGTTACTGCAG CTGGAGAGAAAGGCCAAATGGACTGCAGCTGTGCGccccctcagcctgcccaggagccagGCCCAGGTGCGGCCAGGCCAGGTGTGCAGTGTGGCCGGCTGGGGGTGGGTAGCAGTGGGTATTTCAACCACCACTCTGCAAGAGGTGCAGCTGACCGTGCAGGAAGATCGGGTTTGCCAATCCACCTTCCCCGGGCTTTATAACAAGGACACTCAGATTTGCGTGGGGGACCCAAAGAAAAACAAGGCTTCCTTTAAG GGGGACTCCGGGGGACCCCTTGTCTGTAACAAAGTGGCCCAGGGCATTGTGTCCTAtgggaataaagttggaaaaccTCCACGGGTCTTCACCAAAGTCTCACGTTTCCTGCCCTGGATAAAGAAAGCAATGAAGAAGCTCTAA